CTTGCGGTGGCATTGTGGCGGTGCCGGTGGCAATGATGCGGCTGCAGCGCCTGACGGAGGCATTTATAGGCCCACCTCGCCATCGTTCTGGCTCAAGTGGAAGTGGTTATCCTTATCGCGATTGATTCGGGTTCGATGTGCCGCCCGAGGTCGCGGCTTGTGTGATTGCCACTCGGAAATGTTTGCCCCCGCACTTGAGGGGCATTCGCAGTCAGGGACTGAGCTGCCAGAGAAATGGCAGACAGAAGATGTCCGACAAAAGGGGATTTAAGCCCGCGTCAACCCCCACCCATATcaggaaaacaaaacaaagcaGCTTCCTCTTTCGTTGGCTCTCTTTCTACTTCGTTGGCCAATTTCGCTGGACATGCCAAATGCATTTCCGACCGGACCGACACAATCGCACAATCCGAGAGAGGGCCAAGAAATACTAAAAGTCATGGCTTGTTTgcgttggcattggcattgacAGGGccaacaaataaataaaataatcaGACCCTTGCTAAGGAAAGGTTTGTTGCCATGGGTAATGGGTGCAACAGTTGGtgggtatttatttttttaatataccTATAAGAGTAAATCATTTTTGATAAAATTACATTTATTTCATATTACTTAAATTTAgaatttcaaattcaaatACACAACAGTGATACCCATCATTCCCTAACTGACAGCCACTTCTATTAACAGACCACCCACTGTTAACACGTAACGTGCTGTTTGGCGCAGCAGCTGTTTGCACAGAACTAGTTCGATAATAGCCTTTAATGGTACATTTTCGAAAAAGAATCGACGTTTTAAAACCCAGTGGACCAAAGAGCGATAGTAAAACGGAACTAACATATAATGTCCGGAAACGGACTTAGAAATGATAAAAATCCGGAAGAGCATTTACCGGACGAAAACCAAGTGACGACAAAGTCCGCAAAACTATCACAAACGGACTTAAAAACGGGTGAAAAATGGACAGAAAAGTGAAACATAACGGAAAAAATCGGTAGCTACGGGCGAAATATCGCTAAATGCTCACGACCAAAGTCCCGCAAGACTATCACAAACGGACTTAAACACGGGCACGATACGCAAGAAAAGCCGGATCACGTAATATAACATGAACGCCGCCCTTTTTCCGTTTGTGTGTTATTTTGTGATTGAAAACCACAGCAGACGGACGTAAACGTGGAGTAAAATCGTCAAAATAGTGagaaaaaaatggaaaaatcggtaggtaaattattatttatttaatagtATGGTATAGTGCGCAAAATTTGAGTTTGAGAGCAGTATAAACCcaaaaaagacaaaaatctACACATTCTatgaatatatttttttctaGCCATCTTCGTGTGCATCAGGCCTCCTGCGTCcacaaaaatataaattttcgATGGAACTGACTTTGGCACAGAGGCAAAAAAGTGCATTAGGGGCTTACGCGTAGGCCCTTGATACGGACTGATGGCTGCTACTCGGTGATAAGTCACACGATCCCATCATGAAGTCGCTAAAGGTGAATCCCCAACGCTTGACCATACTGTTGGTACAATATTTATGTTGGTTTCATATTTTCTCATGGTAATAAAAATACAATGTGATGCTTAGCAATTGATAAAAACTATAAATATCTTAAATTTTAAACTTAAATCGCACGCAATCCCTTCAGTAAATTCAAAAAAGTCTTTGACAAAAAAGTTGTTTGTCATATGGAAGATGATCCGATCGTTCGTAACCCCAGACACGTCCAATACACTCTTCTTCAAGGTGTTGAACAAATGGTAGATGTCATACACCATAATATTTCGCTCATCTTCGTCGATTTCGGCCTCGGATGCCAGATAACGGAAGCGAGACTTTACCACCGGCATTAGCTCTGGGGTCGTGTAGACAATAACCGGATCGTGGTCCAATTTTTCATCTTCATCATTGCGGACGGACAACCAATTGAAGATATCAATATATAATTTTCCCATGTTAGTCTCGCCAAAGTCCTCCGGTGGCAAGGGCAACCTGTGGGTAGTCTTGGAGTGATCCAGGGCATCTCTCCTTTGTCCGTAGATGATGTGGCCTGAGAAGAAATTGTGGTTACTACTAGGTCCAACGCATCAGTCTTACATCAACGCTCACCCGGATTAATCATGGTGATGTATGGAAAGAACTTGGGAAGAATGTTGCTCATTTATTACGTACCGGCTATAAAAATGAGAAGAgtaacaacaactacaacgtGGGAGTGGCTTGATGGGGAGGTGGCCACGAACAATCATTCAAAAACAACCTCAAACTCCCCAGGTTCACCGCCAAAGCCGGCAGAAAGACCAATAACACCAACAATGCCGCCTAGCCTCCTACTCATGCCACCAATACAAACATAAAGGCTGCTGAAAAAAATAGCGAGAGAAGTACTCCTCAAATTAATAACGGATTTTTACGTTAAGGGAAATTAAGTTTGAGCAAGTCACGACTACTTTTAAAGGAAGTACTAACATTATttccaaaagaaaaaaaaccagaTTGGTGTTCAACCCTACCAACAAAAACGCAAAAATAATCCTCAACTATCTAGATCAATCTAAAATCCTTCACTTCATATAGCCGCAAATATGTGCAACCATCCCTGTACATAAATAGTATAATAGATAATAATACTCTAGTGAGGCCTAAGTAGCCATAGCCCCATACTTTGTTAATACCTAgttttaactatttattaccttcatataataataataatatcgGCGGTTATATATATATGAGTAGCGGTGGTTCATTTGCGGTGGTACAGCGATTTGCGGGCGGTGGTTGTGTTTCTAATTTTCTACTCCACAAAAGAAGTCGagcaaaagggaattgaaagatCTTGCGATGCGACGGTCCATCGATGTATGCGTGTGCAGCTGCGCGCTTCGGCTATACGTGTGAGAACGTTACAGTTATATTTCGGACACAAGCAATAACAACACAGCTATGCGCGTAAAAATAGTTGCTTAAGCGGGACAATACAATCATGAGCATTTGAATAGGGCAGTTGTAATATAAATGAACATTGAACATTATATGCATAAATTTAATATTAAGACCCCTGGACCGGACCGGATCcaaaaattgaatttaatcTAAAAACATCGTTGTTTGCAATGATTGCAAATTTGATGTTTCTCCCAAAGATTTATTTTGTGCTACAAGAATTTTTGTCCCCCCCTGGAGGATCGAGATCGAGCCAGAGATCGGCGATCGAAGAAGCGTACCCGCCGCCGCAAGGGACAAGCACCCATATACACCCATGTATACTGATGAAGAATCTTTGCGCGCCTTGCATGGGATGTACTGGACGGCATTTGGAAAATTGCTAAAGCAGTTGCGGAGCAGACTGGATCGAAAAACCCCCACCCTCCTTCCGACCGAGACGCGACAGCAAATGCGTCCTACGTTTTTTGTTTCACCTTTTTCTCTAAAACCCTTTTTTAtgcaaaatccaataaaagcaagtatttaaaataagccagtcaagtagaataTTGATTCGATaatcatataaaattatctggGCAAAAATAAGAGAtctatatagctgggaatattcgacggaagaaagATTAACCAAGAATTAGTCGTCATAACCGGTTCAgaacaatgagtcccattccatgcacactttcatataaaattaacaaaataagGTATACAAAGGTATATACTACGGCTTACACGCAATATAGcgactcttttttttgttgaactttttcgtttaaccctttttttacaataaatacaataaaagcaaggattaaaaactaCCCAATCTtttagaaaattgattcatcaatcgtataaaaatatgtgggcatggctaaatgttctatacagctagtaatattcgacggaatattaaaaacgaggaatacgtataatagaacttgaactcgtcagtatatttgaggtatattttttaaaccagacggtatattttggtatatttctgagggtcgaaATCGATATCACTTTAGTGATGTAAGTTTGAATGAAAacatcgatgtcgatgtccaTCGATGTTGTCAAAATCAAACATCGATGTTGGATTGATACATCGGATTTATTCTTCGATGCATCGATGTATGACCGCGAAATCAGGATTtgaagacacggcgacagcctctgatgattgcgatggGAAAATTAGTGACAGGCAGTTgtggtactgtttctgatactgagTTTTATTGAACAAATGGATCTCCTTATATAGCTAGCAGTGGTACTCTTATTGTATGGGAAGGAACGCACAGGCATATTCATTGACATGAAGTGACATGGACAATTGTATTTATGAGTATTTGTGTATGAGATTGTACTGTATATTCTGTAATATTAATAAGGTATATGTCTGTGACTGAACAGTACCCTTCCCAAACACACAACGGGTTGCCTTCGAATGATGTTAACGGCGTTCGCAGTTTCATATTTAAACAAATGTATACCATCTATAGTAAATTTGATTCATTTTAAGTCAAATATGTTTACTTACTTTGGCATTGCTGTGTTGCTGCTTACAGAAGACAAATACGCAATGATTTGAAATTAAACGATCGATGTTTTGCAAAACATCGATGCATCGCTCAACATCGGTACCAGCAAAAACACCGGAAAACATCGGTAAAAAACATCGATGCTCGATGTATCGATGTGTTTTTACATCACTACATCTTATCACTGTTTGCTCATCACTAAGTAGAAATCTTGGATTAAAACGAAAAAATTATTTGTCAGTGCCCCAAAAGCAACGCCAGTAGAAAATCGCCGTCAGCCCCAGCCCCCAAGGTCCACGAAAGGCGACCCAAGCAAGCGTAACCATGTCCTGGACAGAGAAAGTCGATCCGGAGCTAATTTTCACAAAACAGGAGCGCATAGGCAAGGGCTCGTTCGGTGAGGTCTTCAAAGGCATCGACAATCGCACCCAGCAGGTGGTGGCCATAAAGATAATCGATTTGGAGGAGGCCGAGGATGAGATCGACGACATCCAGCAGGAGATCATGGTGTTGTCGCAGTGCGACTCGCCCTACGTGACCAAGTACTATGGGTCGTTCCTGAAGGGCACCAAGCTATGGATCATCATGGAGTACCTGGGTGGCGGCTCCGCCTTGGATCTGATGAAGGCTGGCTCCTTCGAGGAGATGCACATCGGGATCATACTGAGGGAGGTCCTCAAGGGTCTCGACTACTTGCACTCGGAGAGAAAGCTGCATCGAGATATCAAGGCAGCCAATGTTCTATTGAGCGAGCAGGGGGACGTGAAGCTGGCTGACTTCGGAGTGGCTGGCCAGCTGACAAACACCACCTCGAAGAGGAACACCTTTGTGGGCACGCCGTTCTGGATGGCCCCCGAGGTGATTAAGCAATCGCAGTACGATTCGAAGGCCGACATCTGGTCGCTTGGAATCACTGCGATTGAGCTGGCCAAAGGCGAACCGCCCAACTCTGAGCTGCATCCGATGCGCGTCCTCTTCCTCATACCCAAGAACAATCCGCCCCAGCTGACTGGCAACTACACCAAGTCGTTCAAGGACTTTGTCGAGGCCTGCCTCAACAAGGACCCGGAGAACCGACCCACGGCCAAGGAGTTGCTCAAGTATCCGTTTATCAAGAAGGCCAAGAAGAACGCCTACCTGATCGATCTGATCGATCGCTTCAAGAAGTGGAAGGTCTCTAAGGGCGACGAGAGCGAGACGGAGTCCGAGAACTCTGACTCGGACTCGGATGCCAAGCAGGGCGGCAGCAGCCAGGACGAGCCCTGGATCATGACCGTCAAGGGACTGCACATCAACAGTGCGCCGCGAGCGGGCGTCAACAGCTTCCAGCTGCAGGAGCACGAGCTGACTATGCAGAAGCTGATGCAGACCACACAATCCCCGGCCGGTAACAATTCCGTCGTCTCCTCGGTCTCCGTCATCTCTACATCCAACTCCAACGAAGCGTCGGCGGCCACAGTGTCTGCCTTGGCGCCCCAGGCGAACCATAatcacagccacagcagccacaacaacaacaataacttGAGCAACAAACATGCCACGACCACGACTATGCTTAATGCTCCGCCACCGAGTTCTGCTGGAGTGACGGCATCGGGCGTGACCACTTCCTCCTCGGCCAACGAACTAATCCAGAAGCGGGCCAGCTCCAAGCCAGAGTTGCGTCAGTCGCGTTCCGCGGCTCCTTTGGATCAGGTGGAGGAGCGTCGTGCCTCTCTGGGACTGCCCATGGCTGCTGTcgagcagcagcatcaacaccatcaacagcagcagcaccaccatcagcagcagcagcaacaacagcaacaacagcagcagcagcgtcgcAGCAGCCAACGTGAATCATTCCATGCAACAAacgccagcagcggcagcagcaacaacagcaacaacatcaacgACGAGCATCCCTCTTCCAATCATGTGAAACAGCAGCCAACGGGCCAGCGCATAATCCACACGAACAGTGCCTGTCTGAACAACTTCCTCTTCCCCGTACTGAGCGACATCCAGAGGAAGTACTCTGGCGGCAACACCAGCAAGAACATGGGCGTCGGCAGCGACATCGGGGACCTTAAGTCCGTGTTCGAGCTGGCCGAACGGTCCAGCCCGGGAGTGAGTGATCTGTTTATGAAGGAGCTTATCCATATGCTCGTGCCGGGCTACTCGGAGACGCGCATTAACAATATCATGGACCGCGCCATACGCAACCGCAAGTAGGGGCCGTCTAACGGCCTGGCCAACCAATTCCAAACAACCaacctatatatatatataaaattattAACACAACCAACCCGACACGaacagaaaaacaacaaaagaagagaaagaaGAAAAACAGCAGAAATAGACATGTATTTTATTCCGACATTTAGTGGCCAATGGAGCATCAACAGgagatatgtatatgtatttaaatTGAACAGTTATTTAAGCATACAATATGTATTTCGTTTGTTTATCTGCAATATTAATCTAATGTAAAACATATATAACGtcaaaataaaaacgaaagaaaaaaTGATTCAAAACTCCCGCCAAGCCACCTCAGACTTGACATGTCTGGTAACACTTTTCCTGTTATATACAGGATTTCCAAACATTCTggttttcatcggtatatttgcAGTATAATTTGAAtttgagacggtatatttcggaTATTCTGTATACGGTAACACTGATAGCCATTTTTTACTTCAAGCGCATCTTTTTGATTTTGTAGGaaatttttgtaaattaatagTAAATGAGCAAATCGCTGCTCATGCAAACATGTCGCATGCACTATTGGACGAGGAAACCTTGGAGACACTGGCCTACGAGCGCTCCAAAAGCTGGGCCAACATGATGAAGGTGAGGCTTCTCTTTTGCAGTCCCAATGGTACTCCGAATGCTAAGCAATTTCTTTGTAGAGGTGCGGGGAAATCGGCGATGGCGAAGAATTGGACTTTAGCGACATGGAGCTACTGTATAAAAGAGAGGATAGAGACCCCGATGTgcaggaggatgaggaggcgGCCGAAGATGATCTAATGGAGGAGGACTTGGACATGGGAAACATAAATACAAAGACAGCTATGAGCAAGGCGGAGCTGACGATCCTTTTGTGCGCGGGAGAGAACAAAGAAAAAACGGCCGAGATGGAGGAGATTCTGAACCAAACGATGCCCATTGTCCAGGAGCACAAGCGCAAGTGGAAGGCGGCCGGGCTGGACAAAATACTGGACACCTTCGATGCGCAAAAAATCGAAAAACACGTGGGCCAATGGATGCGCCGAAACAATAGTCAGGAAAAAAGCTCCCAAAGGTACGACTTAAGGCATGACCGTTCGAATTCCGATTCCAGCGACAGCGAGTCGCTGCACTCCGTCGAGACGGCCCGCTATATAATGCAGAGTCGCCAGCGTAGTACACCCATCTCCAAGGTGACCAACATGAGCACAATCAAAATGTATCGCACACACTCGTGCAAGCGCGACGAGCTGCGTGCCAAGTACGCCTACGACGATGAACAGGAGCACCGCCATCACATGCAGGCTTTGCTACATAGGCGTCGTGAGAGGGAGCGGAAGCTGGCCTACCTCACCAGCAGTCCCAGGCACTTCTCTCACAGTAGCAGCCGCAGCCATAACTCGCGCCACAAGCATCTACGCAAGCGTCGCGTTGATTCATCGTTCTTTGGTTCGCCCTCGAGCGAGGACGAGGATACCACCTTAAACGGATGCGA
This region of Drosophila miranda strain MSH22 chromosome 2, D.miranda_PacBio2.1, whole genome shotgun sequence genomic DNA includes:
- the LOC108154017 gene encoding protein maelstrom 2-like; translation: MSNILPKFFPYITMINPGHIIYGQRRDALDHSKTTHRLPLPPEDFGETNMGKLYIDIFNWLSVRNDEDEKLDHDPVIVYTTPELMPVVKSRFRYLASEAEIDEDERNIMVYDIYHLFNTLKKSVLDVSGVTNDRIIFHMTNNFFVKDFFEFTEGIACDLSLKFKIFIVFINC
- the LOC108154877 gene encoding serine/threonine-protein kinase svkA — protein: MSWTEKVDPELIFTKQERIGKGSFGEVFKGIDNRTQQVVAIKIIDLEEAEDEIDDIQQEIMVLSQCDSPYVTKYYGSFLKGTKLWIIMEYLGGGSALDLMKAGSFEEMHIGIILREVLKGLDYLHSERKLHRDIKAANVLLSEQGDVKLADFGVAGQLTNTTSKRNTFVGTPFWMAPEVIKQSQYDSKADIWSLGITAIELAKGEPPNSELHPMRVLFLIPKNNPPQLTGNYTKSFKDFVEACLNKDPENRPTAKELLKYPFIKKAKKNAYLIDLIDRFKKWKVSKGDESETESENSDSDSDAKQGGSSQDEPWIMTVKGLHINSAPRAGVNSFQLQEHELTMQKLMQTTQSPAGNNSVVSSVSVISTSNSNEASAATVSALAPQANHNHSHSSHNNNNNLSNKHATTTTMLNAPPPSSAGVTASGVTTSSSANELIQKRASSKPELRQSRSAAPLDQVEERRASLGLPMAAVEQQHQHHQQQQHHHQQQQQQQQQQQQQRRSSQRESFHATNASSGSSNNSNNINDEHPSSNHVKQQPTGQRIIHTNSACLNNFLFPVLSDIQRKYSGGNTSKNMGVGSDIGDLKSVFELAERSSPGVSDLFMKELIHMLVPGYSETRINNIMDRAIRNRK